The Natranaeroarchaeum aerophilus DNA window AACGATTACGCTACCAGATCCTAACGATGTCACAGACGATCTCCGTCGGTACACTGAGGTAAAAGAACAGGCCGAGGATCTGGACGAAAAAATAGAGAAAATCAATTACTTCCTCAACGAAATTGTCTATCAAATTTATGACCTCACTGATGATGAAATTGAAATAATAGAATCGGCATTTCAAGATGACTGAGATAATGCTCATCTACATTACACTTGTCCACCGGAGGGACAGAATCAACGAAATACTATGAGTAGATTGACAATTGCTAGTATAGTCGCCACTGGAAAGATAGATAGAGAATTCGATTTGGCGACTCTTGCGAATGATATAGATTGTTATTCGTACGACTATGAAGAAGGTCGCTCTGGGTTACATGTACAATTTTATGAAGAAGGCCCAACAGCCACGATCTTCAGAAGTGGTTCCTGCAACATCCGAGGTGCATCCTCTGAGAAAGCATTATATGAAAACAAGTCGATGTTGGAGGATGCTATATCTAATTTAGGTATTGAGGGAACGATATCTAGATTTCAGATTACCAATATCGTGTTTACTGCAGATTTAAACAAGTCCATTGATCTTAATGAACTTGCTGTCAAGCTGGGATTAGAAAATGTAGAGTATGAACCAGAGCAGTTTCCAGGATTAGTATACCGATTAGATCAAGGAGTTATCTTGATCTTCGCTTCTGGTAAGTTAGTTCTCACAGGATTTACGAATCGCAAAGATGCAAAACAGGCACTCAATACACTATCCAACAAATTGACCGATGTCTAACTTCAAAGCGGGAGAACATATCAAGTTCGCTGGCGGGCGTGGAGAGATCACAAAAATCGAGGAACGGCCCAACGGCGGCCACCTCCTCCACGTCTACACCTCGGAGGGACAACTCCGCAAACTCCCTAGCGGCCTCCCCCATATCAAGAAACTCGATTCGCTCGTCGACCGCCTCGCAGCCGGCCAATCCGACGCCCCGCTCCAGTATGATCTTCGAGAGCGAGCGATTCGACTCGATCTCGCATACAAGTACGACCGCTTTCTCTCGCTCGCGAACAACCGCATCGAGATCGAACCGTACCAGGTCCAGGCCGCCTACGAGATCCTGAACACCTACGACCACCGTTATTTGATCGGCGACGAGGTCGGTCTCGGGAAGACTATCGAGGCCGGGATTGTCATCGAGGAGCTCATCGCTCGTGGCCGTGCCGACCGCGTACTTATCGTCGCGCCAGCACCGCTTACCGTCCAGTGGCAAGCCGAAATGCGCGAGAAATTCGACCGGAACTTCGTCATCTACGATCGCGAGACAGTCCAGACCTACCGCCAGTCTCACCCGAACCAGAACGTCTGGGAACAGGAGGACTTGATCATTACGTCGATCGACTTCGCGAAACAGACGACGGATGACCCCGAGTCGGACAAGGTGTCCGTGCTCGACGCCCTGGGCAATCTCGAAGCGGAGTGGGACGTGGCGGTCTTCGACGAGGCTCATCACCTGACTGCCCGACGATCGAGCGACGACTCGATGGAGCGCACCCAGCGCTACATGGTCGGGGAAGCTGTGGCGGATAACTCCGACGCGCTCCTGTTCCTGACCGGGACGCCGCACAAGGGTAAGTCCGACCAGTTCTTCTTCCTGTTGAGCCTGCTCGATCCCTACCGGTTCAGCCACGAGTCACAGATCCATCCCGACAAGCTCGACGACCTGCTGATCCGGCGGCTCAAGGACGATATGCACGACACCGACGGGACGCGGATGTTCCCCGAAAAGAACATCGAGGCACTGCCGGTCGAGATGTCCGACGCCGAGCGTCAGCTCTACGAGGACGTTACCGAGTACATCCGCGAGTACTACAACATGGCCCAGCAGGAGGAAAATCAGGCCGCTGGCTTTACGATGGTGATCTATCAGAAGCGGTTGGTCTCCAGCATATACGCCATCAGGAAATCGCTTGAGAACCGAATGCGGGCCATTCAGAACGACGCCGTCGCCGAGGACCTGCCGGACGATGTGCAAGAGCTCATCCCGCGGTACAGCACCGAGCCGGAAACGCTGACCGATGCGGAACGTCGAAGCGTCGAGGAAGCTCTCGAAACCGTCACGATCACACTGAACCGGTCGCAGATGCAGGCCGAACTGAACCGGGTCAAAGAGCTCTGGCAGCAAGCAAAGGCGATCGAGACCGACTCGAAGGCCCAGCTACTGCGTAACTTCGTCGATCGTGTCCTATCGGAGGATCCTGACGAGAAGATCCTCATCTTCACCGAGTACACGGACACGCTCGAATACCTGCGCGACCAGGTGCTCAACGACTACGATATCGCCCAAGTGTATGGCGACCTCGACCAGGACCGTCGGCGACAGGAGATGGAAGACTTCGAGGACGGTGCGAACATTATGCTCGCGACCGACGCGGCACAGGAGGGCCTCAACCTCCAGTTCGCCCATATCATGGTCAACTACGACCTACCCTGGAACCCGACCCGTATCGATCAGCGGATGGGGCGGCTCCACCGCTATGGGCAGGACAGGACCGTCGAGATCCGCAACCTGTTCTTTGACGATACTCGTGAAAGCGAAATCCTCAAGCTGCTCATCGAAAAGATGGATCAGATCGAATCTGACCTCGGAATGCGGTCGGACGTACTTGGTCGGGTACTAGAAGATGAAAACCTCGACGACACGATTATGGCCGCCGTCGCCGAGGAGCGTTCGACTGACGAGGTTGTTGCGGATATCGACGAAAAAATCG harbors:
- a CDS encoding DEAD/DEAH box helicase translates to MSNFKAGEHIKFAGGRGEITKIEERPNGGHLLHVYTSEGQLRKLPSGLPHIKKLDSLVDRLAAGQSDAPLQYDLRERAIRLDLAYKYDRFLSLANNRIEIEPYQVQAAYEILNTYDHRYLIGDEVGLGKTIEAGIVIEELIARGRADRVLIVAPAPLTVQWQAEMREKFDRNFVIYDRETVQTYRQSHPNQNVWEQEDLIITSIDFAKQTTDDPESDKVSVLDALGNLEAEWDVAVFDEAHHLTARRSSDDSMERTQRYMVGEAVADNSDALLFLTGTPHKGKSDQFFFLLSLLDPYRFSHESQIHPDKLDDLLIRRLKDDMHDTDGTRMFPEKNIEALPVEMSDAERQLYEDVTEYIREYYNMAQQEENQAAGFTMVIYQKRLVSSIYAIRKSLENRMRAIQNDAVAEDLPDDVQELIPRYSTEPETLTDAERRSVEEALETVTITLNRSQMQAELNRVKELWQQAKAIETDSKAQLLRNFVDRVLSEDPDEKILIFTEYTDTLEYLRDQVLNDYDIAQVYGDLDQDRRRQEMEDFEDGANIMLATDAAQEGLNLQFAHIMVNYDLPWNPTRIDQRMGRLHRYGQDRTVEIRNLFFDDTRESEILKLLIEKMDQIESDLGMRSDVLGRVLEDENLDDTIMAAVAEERSTDEVVADIDEKIEERKEALETVENDLLIRDRFDLSDEDQEILEVIEKSRHGEVSEEDIETLVREFFDVFGGAIKGVRPGPSREEGDVYRLEVPNHISGDQVSGHYERATFTRSVAIEHDDVDFIALDHPLVQSIIEFCLDSDHVQGQIVAKTTTSDAAPGILFNYRLGYLSGAGDVITEKLVPLYAPLKGEVTREVPELIETLQEDEIDAMTLERLAADAEDLHSDAEAKAWYEVEAFADEAREEREREVEIKREHAERHFDEQIEEWQDRLDTYRQRNEEGADMSAPIGNAERKLEDLRREKRQELQQLAEEKHVTPEQPELVTAAFVLPTDE
- a CDS encoding TATA-box-binding protein; this encodes MSRLTIASIVATGKIDREFDLATLANDIDCYSYDYEEGRSGLHVQFYEEGPTATIFRSGSCNIRGASSEKALYENKSMLEDAISNLGIEGTISRFQITNIVFTADLNKSIDLNELAVKLGLENVEYEPEQFPGLVYRLDQGVILIFASGKLVLTGFTNRKDAKQALNTLSNKLTDV